Within the bacterium genome, the region TTTATTCAATTCAGTAGAAACCAGAATAATAATGAGTGAGAGAAAGACAAGAGAAATGAGAACAATAGTATTTCTTGAAAATATCAAGAAAAGGATTAAAGCAATTATTAAAGTAACGACTGGAAGGTAGGGATAATTAATGATTGATTCCATTTTTTTGTCTCCTTTTTATTTTACTCTATTTTCTATTAATTGTCAACCTTTTTGTTTGAAACCGAAAAAGTGCTTGACAATTTCTCAGAGATATGCTACATTTTAAAGCAATACGCGATGTTCGAGTTTTTGTAACCATTCAGGATATAGCCACAGAGTCACAGAGAACACAGAGGGAATATATAACCACGAATGAACACAAATACAAAAAGATTGTAACTATTTACCCAAATGAAGTGCAAGGTAATCGGTAACAACCAATTGATCTTTTCCCTTTACTGATAACCTGATCACCGATAACTGATTACCTGAATTTCACTTCAGATGGCTAAAATGTTACAAAAGAAGTGATAGGAATTTGCTTTTGGGGTGTTCTGACTGTTCCAAAAGGAGGTCTCTTATGTATCTTCCGGAAACTGATTCACTAAAGATTGTTGAGGCAATCAGAGGGCTTAAAGTCCAGGATAAAGAAGTTGCCTTGATTATGCTTGGGGAAAAGAATAAGCCTGATGTTGACCAGATGATTGCCGGTCTTAATGAAATGGGCATCGACTTTTTTGGCGGGGTATTTCCTGGAGTAATCTATGGTGACAAAAGATATGAACAAGGAGCGGTGGTAAATGTTTTCCCTGCAGTAAAAACCCCTTACCTCATCAAAGGGTTTAATCAACAAGAGATTCAACTCCCAGAGCTGGGTGAAGGAATCGAAGGATGCACAGCGATTGTTCTGGTAGATGGACTGACCACAAATATTGCCTTTTTTCTTTGCGAGCTTTTCAATCGGCTGGGTCAGACGGTTCATTATTTTGGAGGCGGGGCTGGGTCATTAAGTTTGAAACAGACTCCTTGCCTTTTTACCAGAGAAGGGTTTGTTCAGGATGCCGCGGTGATTACCTTTGTCCAACTAAAAAGCAATCTGGGGGTTCGGCATGGTTGGGAAAAAGTAATGACTCCCTTTGTCGCC harbors:
- a CDS encoding FIST C-terminal domain-containing protein, whose protein sequence is MYLPETDSLKIVEAIRGLKVQDKEVALIMLGEKNKPDVDQMIAGLNEMGIDFFGGVFPGVIYGDKRYEQGAVVNVFPAVKTPYLIKGFNQQEIQLPELGEGIEGCTAIVLVDGLTTNIAFFLCELFNRLGQTVHYFGGGAGSLSLKQTPCLFTREGFVQDAAVITFVQLKSNLGVRHGWEKVMTPFVATKTNKNVISELNWKNALQVYREVVEADSGKKLSEKDFYSLSMTYPFGMFKENAEDIVRDPIATNEKGELICVGEVPQNSVLSILRGNKASLIQAAGQAASDCQNLVGEKVSHCLVADCISRALFLGEDFENELALVKEKIATINDKCVPEGMLTLGEIASYGERFLEFFNKTIVVALLQKS